Genomic segment of Panicum virgatum strain AP13 chromosome 9N, P.virgatum_v5, whole genome shotgun sequence:
ttataattataaaaaacactaattatagaattaaaaatacaaaaaattagaatgacaaagttgagaaatattggttacctgcggttcggatccaaaatctggCAGGacttcgctgttgcaactccctccctcacctcaCATCTCTCATTTttccctctatggatgttgttgctgcaaatgcaggtggGAGGGACCTCGActtttatattggggggagcctgccgcccccctgccgggcggtagggttCTCCATGCAATAAaacacaaattttaattacatataaacCCCTACCGCCCCGTCAGTGCCCGTAAATtatgaaatcgaaaatatatttctataaaatcgattttgaaaaataaaaaaataaaaataaacgcTAGTACGCCGGTGTTTGCCGATGACTCCTGGCCCAACACGACCCAGACCAGGGCAAGTCGGTAACTCCAGCCCTGATTAGCAACGCGGCCTTCGCTCTGCGCCCCCAATCTGTCGCCCCGCCGCACAGGCGCAAACCCTCCTCCCTTCGCGCCGCATCTGCctcgcaccgccgccaccgccatgaaGCGCTCAGCCGACGCGATGACGGAGCCGGCGAAGCCCGTGTTCCTCACCAAGGCGGAGCGGGAGCGCCTCGCGCTCGAGCGCCGCCAGGCCGCCGTCTCCGACCAGCGCCGCACCGCGCTCGACCTCCTCCAGTACCTGCCCcggccccctccgccgccgcctcccggccTGCCCccgtccggctccggctccgctcCTCGCGACTCCTCCAACTCCCACCGAGACTCCTCCGACCGGGACCGGGACCgggaccgccgccgcgacgacGACTCCCGCCGCGACCGAGATCGGGATCGGGATCGGGAGCGCGACCGGGACGACTCATCCCGCCGCGACAGGGACAGGGACAGAGACCGAGACCGGCGCGACCGCGACCGTGACAGGGatcgggagcgggagcgggagaggGAACGAGACCGAGACCGGGACAGGGAGCGTGGAGACCGCGGGGACCGAGAGAGGGACCGGCtggagaagatggcggagcGGGAGCGTGAGAAGGAGCTCGACGCGATCAAGGAGCAGTACCTGGGGTccaagaagcccaagaagcgGGTCATCAAGCCCTCGGAGAAGTTCCGCTTCTCCTTCGACTGGGAGAACACCGAGGACACCAGCCGCGACATGAATACGCTCTACCAGTCGCCGCACGAGGCCCGGCTGCTCTTTGGGCGGGGCTTCCTTGCTGGCATCGACCGACGTGAGCAGAAGAAAGCGGCAGCCGCGCACGAGAAGGAGACTCGTGCAGAGCTGCGGCGCAAGGCTGGTGTGGAGGACCGCCCAGAGGATGATGTGGTGGATAAGAagaaggctgctgctgctgaaatgTATGATGCCTTTGACATGCGTGTGGACAGGCACTGGTCTGAGAAGGCGCTTGAGGAGATGAACGAGCGAGATTGGCGTATTTTCCGTGAGGACTTCAATATCTCCTACAAGGGTTCTCGCATACCCCGGCCGATGCGGAAGTGGAGTGAGAGCAAGCTTGGGACTGAGCTGCTTCGTGCCATTGACAAGGCTGGATATGAAAAACCATCACCGATCCAGATGGCTGCCATTCCACTTGGTCTACAGCAGCGTGATGTCATTGGTATTGCTGAGACAGGTTCTGGCAAGACTGCAGCTTTCGTACTCCCTATGCTGTCTTACATTACCCGACTGCCGCCCATAAGCGAGGACAATGAGGCTGAGGGTCCTTATGCTGTTGTCATGGCACCTACACGTGAGCTTGCTCAGCAAATTGAGGAAGAAACCGTGAAATTTGCAACCTACCTAGGCATTAAAGTTGTCTCAATTGTTGGTGGTCAATCAATTGAGGAGCAGGGTTTCAAGATTAGGCAGGGCTGTGAGATTGTAATTGCAACACCTGGCCGGCTTCTTGATTGCTTGGAAAGGAGGTATGCTGTGCTCAACCAGTGCAACTATGTTGTGCTTGATGAGGCTGATAGGATGATTGATATGGGCTTTGAGCCACAAGTTGTTGGTGTCCTTGACGCGATGCCATCAAGTAACTTGAAACCTGAGAATGAGGACGAGGAACTTGACGAGAAGAGGATTTACAGGACTACTTATATGTTTAGTGCCACCATGCCACCTGCTGTAGAGCGTCTTGCTAGGAAGTATCTCCGGAACCCAGTTGTCGTGACAATTGGTACAGCTGGTAAGGCCACTGATCTGATCACCCAGAATGTGATCATGGTGAAGGGGCAAGAGAAGATGCCACGGCTCCAGAAGATACTCACCGATCTCGGAGACAAGACAGCCATTGTGTTCTGCAATACTAAGAAGACAGCGGACATGCGTGCTAAGGATCTGGACAAGGCAGGCTTCCGTGTGACAACCCTACATGGAGGAAAGTCACAGGACCAGAGAGAGATCAGCCTTGATGGTTTCAGAAACCGGCGGTTTAATGTTCTTGTGGCTACTGATGTTGCAGGGCGTGGTATTGATATTCCTGATGTTGCACATGTGATTAACTATGAGATGCCTAGTTCAATTGACACGTACACACATCGCATTGGAAGAACAGGACGTGCTGGAAAGAAGGGAGTAGCAACTTCATTTTTAACGCTGGAGAATACTGACATTTTCTTTGATCTGAAACAGATGCTCATTCAGAGCAACAGTCCTGTGCCACCTGAACTTGCAAGACATGAGGCATCAAAATTTAAGCCAGGCTCAATTCCTGATAGACCTCCAAGGCGTAATGACACAGTCTTCGCAAATCATTGAAGCAACCTACCCCAGTAGGGGCTTTGGGCTATTATGAGCACAATTTCTACTGGAAAGAGAGGGATCTAGATTAGTATTTAAGAGGTACAAAGACCATGATTGTTAGAGTCGTTTTAATTTGTGTTCGGATACTGGCTTTATATTGTCGTAACTTTAGTATATCTTGGTGATGATGTAGTTATGGACATGTGTATCCTATCATGATCTTTGTGCTATTATGCAAGTTTTGACATGGCT
This window contains:
- the LOC120691178 gene encoding DEAD-box ATP-dependent RNA helicase 21, encoding MKRSADAMTEPAKPVFLTKAERERLALERRQAAVSDQRRTALDLLQYLPRPPPPPPPGLPPSGSGSAPRDSSNSHRDSSDRDRDRDRRRDDDSRRDRDRDRDRERDRDDSSRRDRDRDRDRDRRDRDRDRDRERERERERDRDRDRERGDRGDRERDRLEKMAEREREKELDAIKEQYLGSKKPKKRVIKPSEKFRFSFDWENTEDTSRDMNTLYQSPHEARLLFGRGFLAGIDRREQKKAAAAHEKETRAELRRKAGVEDRPEDDVVDKKKAAAAEMYDAFDMRVDRHWSEKALEEMNERDWRIFREDFNISYKGSRIPRPMRKWSESKLGTELLRAIDKAGYEKPSPIQMAAIPLGLQQRDVIGIAETGSGKTAAFVLPMLSYITRLPPISEDNEAEGPYAVVMAPTRELAQQIEEETVKFATYLGIKVVSIVGGQSIEEQGFKIRQGCEIVIATPGRLLDCLERRYAVLNQCNYVVLDEADRMIDMGFEPQVVGVLDAMPSSNLKPENEDEELDEKRIYRTTYMFSATMPPAVERLARKYLRNPVVVTIGTAGKATDLITQNVIMVKGQEKMPRLQKILTDLGDKTAIVFCNTKKTADMRAKDLDKAGFRVTTLHGGKSQDQREISLDGFRNRRFNVLVATDVAGRGIDIPDVAHVINYEMPSSIDTYTHRIGRTGRAGKKGVATSFLTLENTDIFFDLKQMLIQSNSPVPPELARHEASKFKPGSIPDRPPRRNDTVFANH